In one window of Juglans regia cultivar Chandler chromosome 3, Walnut 2.0, whole genome shotgun sequence DNA:
- the LOC109002850 gene encoding peroxisomal membrane protein PMP22-like, translating to MGSIPNKGLLHQYLSQLQRHPLRTKALTAGVLSGISDLVSQKLTGIQKIQLRRLLLKVLFGVAYLGPFGHFLYITLDKIFKGKRDSKTVAKKVLLEQLTSSPWNNLLFMIYYGFIIEGRPWMHVKTKIKKDYPSVQLTAWTFWPVVGWVNHQYVPLQFRVIFHSLVAFCWGIFLNLRARSLVLTKT from the exons ATGGGCTCGATACCGAACAAGGGGTTGCTCCACCAGTACCTGTCGCAGCTTCAGCGTCACCCCCTGAGAACCAAG GCGCTTACAGCGGGGGTGTTGTCAGGGATCAGTGATTTGGTTTCTCAGAAGCTCACTGGAATACAGAAGATTCAACTGAGGCGGCTTCTTCTCAAAGTG CTTTTTGGAGTTGCTTATCTTGGACCTTTTGGGCATTTCCTGTATATAACACTGGACAAAATTTTCAAGGGCAAGAGGGATTCAAAAACAGTAGCCAAGAAG GTGTTGCTGGAACAGTTGACATCTTCTCCTTGGAACAACTTGCTATTCATGATCTACTATGGGTTTATTATTGAGG GAAGACCCTGGATGCatgtaaaaactaaaattaagaaGGATTATCCATCAGTGCAGCTTACAGCGTGGACG TTCTGGCCTGTTGTTGGTTGGGTAAATCACCAGTACGTGCCATTGCAGTTCCGTGTCATTTTCCATAGCCTTGTTGCATTTTGCTG GGGAATATTTCTAAATCTACGAGCAAGATCTTTGGTGTTGACAAAGACCTag
- the LOC109002848 gene encoding probable F-box protein At4g22030 codes for MAILQAPRFTWYSLGSSSTRSCTRINITATINLPRNQVSPDDLSIPKIIARRGLVEEFETRTGYTSLPTTGLDQKNYDHDSIINLDNSKRRRPNNPPDAMVIAKLYAIMESVADRVEMHKNIGAQRDNWNLLLLTSTNAITLTAATLAGLAATINASGPPLVALKISSTILYLVATGMLVVMNKIQPSQLAEEQRNSARLFKQLHQEIQTTLAVRDPTATDVSDAMEKVLALDRAYPLPLLGAMLEKFPKAVEPTVWWPPKRQRQVGKQLGEETDGNGWDGKLEGEMREIAGILKRKDVAEYLKLSKKALKVSGILAISGPLLTAVGALGSAFVGTIHGTPAVMFAVIGGALASVVNTMEHGGQVGMVFEMYRSTAGLFRLMQETIESNISERDVEGRENGEILKLKVALQLGRSLTELENLAAASSRNYKQAVDQEFASKLF; via the coding sequence ATGGCCATCCTTCAAGCTCCAAGATTCACGTGGTACTCATTGGGTTCATCTTCGACTCGGAGTTGTACAAGAATTAATATTACAGCCACAATCAATTTGCCAAGAAACCAGGTAAGTCCTGATGATCTATCGATCCCAAAGATCATCGCGAGAAGAGGTTTGGTTGAGGAATTTGAAACGAGAACTGGTTACACGAGTCTACCCACCACTGGTTTGGATCAGAAGAATTACGATCATGACTCCATTATCAATCTAGACAATTCCAAAAGGCGCAGACCAAATAATCCTCCTGATGCCATGGTGATTGCCAAGCTCTATGCAATCATGGAGTCTGTTGCTGATAGAGTGGAGATGCATAAGAATATTGGGGCCCAGCGCGACAACTGGAACCTCCTCCTTCTAACATCCACTAATGCAATCACTCTAACTGCTGCAACCTTGGCTGGACTCGCAGCCACCATTAATGCAAGCGGTCCTCCTCTTGTGGCGCTGAAGATATCTTCCACCATACTGTATTTAGTAGCTACTGGCATGTTGGTGGTGATGAACAAGATCCAGCCATCCCAACTAGCTGAAGAACAGCGCAACTCTGCGAGGTTATTTAAGCAGCTTCATCAAGAGATTCAAACGACTTTAGCTGTCCGCGATCCTACCGCCACAGACGTGAGCGACGCAATGGAGAAAGTTTTGGCTTTGGATAGGGCATACCCACTTCCATTACTAGGGGCAATGCTTGAGAAGTTTCCAAAAGCTGTGGAACCTACAGTGTGGTGGCCGCCAAAAAGACAAAGACAAGTAGGGAAACAGCTTGGTGAAGAAACAGATGGAAATGGATGGGATGGAAAGTTGGAaggggaaatgagagagatagCAGGGATTTTGAAGAGGAAGGATGTTGCTGAGTACTTGAAATTGAGTAAAAAGGCCCTAAAAGTAAGCGGCATCTTAGCAATATCTGGGCCCTTACTGACAGCAGTTGGAGCTTTGGGGTCTGCATTTGTGGGCACTATTCATGGGACACCGGCGGTGATGTTTGCAGTGATTGGAGGAGCCTTGGCAAGCGTGGTAAACACAATGGAGCATGGTGGGCAAGTAGGGATGGTGTTTGAGATGTACAGGAGCACTGCTGGTTTGTTTAGGCTAATGCAAGAGACAATCGAGTCGAATATTAGCGAGAGAGATGTTGAGGGAAGAGAGAATGGGGAAATTCTCAAGCTGAAGGTGGCTTTACAGCTGGGCAGGAGTCTAACAGAACTCGAGAATCTGGCAGCTGCATCATCAAGAAATTATAAGCAAGCCGTTGATCAAGAGTTTGCGAGCAAGCTCTTCTGA
- the LOC109002851 gene encoding uncharacterized protein LOC109002851: MQQLLFAVIFSEMSLILVMLFKTPLRKLVIAGLDRLKRGRGPIMVKTVAATVFVVLMSSVYSMTKIQKRWIEEGALNPTDQVLMAKHLLEATLMGSSLFLALMIDRLHHYIRELRIRRKSMEAVKKQTRGPEDGKAGGSEEIKALKEETATLQAKLKELESELETRTKEVHAADANAVALRKQSEGFLLEYDRLLEENQNLRNQLQSLDRRLSHSGSKKNT; this comes from the exons atgcagCAGCTTTTGTTCGCGGTGATATTCTCGGAAATGAGTCTGATATTGGTGATGCTTTTCAAGACGCCGTTGAGGAAGCTGGTGATCGCGGGCTTGGACCGCCTCAAGCGCGGCCGTGGACCCATCATGGTCAAGACCGTGGCGGCCACGGTCTTTGTGGTGCTCATGTCCAGCGTCTACAGCATGACCAAGATCCAGAAACGTTGGATCGAAGAGGGTGCGCTCAATCCTACAGATCAGGTCCTCATGGCCAAGCACCTCCTGGAAGCCACCCTTATGG GGTCCTCCCTATTCCTTGCGCTGATGATAGACAGACTACACCATTATATCAGAGAACTCCGGATACGAAGGAAGAGCATGGAGGCTGTTAAGAAACAGACCCGAGGACCTGAAGATGGGAAAGCTGGAGGGTCAGAGGAAATCAAAGCCTTGAAGGAAGAGACAGCCACATTGCAAGCAAAACTCAAGGAGCTGGAATCAGAGCTTGAAACAAGGACAAAAGAAGTACATGCTGCAGATGCCAATGCAGTTGCACTAAGAAAGCAATCTGAAGGGTTCCTTCTTGAGTATGATCGCTTACTTGAGGAAAACCAGAATCTCAGGAATCAGTTGCAATCACTGGACAGGAGATTGTCACATTCTGGTAGCAAGAAGAATACTTGA